The following is a genomic window from Strix aluco isolate bStrAlu1 chromosome 3, bStrAlu1.hap1, whole genome shotgun sequence.
AATTTGTAATGCTCCTTCGTGCCATTTTGCACGGTGGTTAGGAGATATCCCTGAAATTACAGGACCTTTAACTGTCACTATTGACATTACCTGCTAGAACTCTTCAGAAGTAAGCATTTCTTACAATGTTTAATGAATGAATGCTAATGCTTTGGATTGTAATATACAGTCTTTTGACTCTATAGGGACTTAATGAAAAGGATTattagttttgtttcctctttccaGATGGAAATGTCAGAAGATGATATTAATACAGAAGAATACCCCACTGAAATTCATGATTATCTTGCAGCATTTGAAAAATCTCTTGGTTCTGTAGATGAGATGCTGAAGACAATGATGTCAGTTTCTAGGAGTGAGCTTCTCCAAAAGGTAACTTTCCTGTTGACAACCTTTTTGTTATTAATACAGGAACACCTGGGAGCCTGAACTGAAATAAAAGGGTGTACTAGGCTAGCCACTGCACAGAGAAATAACAAATATGACACTTCCTACCCCGGATACCTAATAGTGAAATTCTTACGTTTCTAAGATATCCAGACAGCCTTACAAACTAAACAGTGAAATATATGCTCTTCCAAGCTGAAAAGTGATGATCTTACCAGTGAGTCATTTAGGTAGGGGACATTCTGGCTTATTCCTGACCTTCCTTAAAGTGCCTGCTGAGCGCTCTTTCATAATGGAGAGGTCGTTCACATTTTTGTCTGAGACCTTTTCACAACAAACTTAATGGAACTTAGTATACCCAGAAGGATGTAAAGGTGAATTGACAGCAGTGAGAATTGATCTGATGCTGGAAGTCTAGACTTGCAGAACCTGGTGCTGTCTCCTCTAGCTACGTTATAAGTCTGTAAAATGTGGGTTTTTATCAGGGCATAAAGACAGAGCAAGGTACTGCCCGAAGACTTCATACAATCCTCTCcatattttaacatttaaagcCTAACATGTAAATTCTTTCTGTAGGGCAAGAAAAAGCCAGCACATGAGGGAACTTCTTTATCCTCTGAGGATTTCTAACACaaataaattatgaagaaaaCAGTCTTGACAACACCAATCTTTTGACAGTATCCATGTTAGAACTAGTGAGCTGTACAATGATGTTATCAGAGTTTCTGGAAATCCTGTAGgactaaaataataaattgactttgacagtcaaggaaaaaaacccttcattaCCTTTATTCTTCCTTTGCTTTACAGCCCTAAGTATTCCAGCATGCGTTGAACACAGAGTCTACCATGTGTAGTGCAGTTCACTGATTGTAGCATACTATGTTCACATTTGAGCTTCAGCAATCTTacgacttcttttttttttctcccattgaTAGCAACAACTATTTTGAATTAAGTTCTGTAGAAAAATAGAGACTTATTTCTGACTATAGGAACAGTAGTCTTTAAGAGCTATGTGCCAAGGGGTTTTTGTGCTTTTGGCCATATGGGACTGTGGCATTTAACATCAAACTGGGAAAATTACATGAATGCTTGCAGAGGAGAGAATGGTTCTGTGGTGGCATGGAAATAGCCATAGACATGGTCTCAGTGAACTTGTGGTGCAGAAACGTGCTCATTcagtgtgtatttttttaataaatatattcacaATGATAAAATGTGCATATTACTAAAACGTGTGCACATCTTGCCTAAAAATATGCAAtgtggtggtttgttttcattCTAGCTAGAGCCTCTTGAGCAAGCAAAGCTGGATTTGGTTTCGGTGTACACGTTAAATTCAATGTTCTGGGGTAAGTATGCGGTAGGAGGAGTTTTTGTAATTGCCATTTGAACACCTAGACAGCTGCAAATATTAAATAATCATATTTCATAGCCAAATCATTAGAAACTTGTAATTACCCTGAGGACCCAAGTTATTGCCATCCATAGGGTATATGATGTTGGTACTCCAAATCAAAAATTGGTATTTGCAAAAGCTGACTTTGTATATGCATGAGGTTGTTTCTCTTTTTCCGTGGCAACCTCTTCTGTCCTTCTAAGAACAGAAAGTTTAACCgtgttagatttattttttttctttttttagctgcAGTATGTGATGATAATAATTTGTCAGGTACTTAACAACACAGTTAACTCAAATTCTTATTAATGGTTTCATGTGGAAACTACTGTTTTCCTATGTGACTTATTAATTGGGTCCTCAGTCATGACAgccttcagtttaaaaaaaaaaaaaaaatgttttttttcttgtagtgtACTTGGCTACTCAGGGAATCAATCCAAAGGAACATCCAGTGAAACAAGAACTGGTAAGATTCTTACACTGCATGCACTGCAATATCTTACTTGCCCGGGACAGTTAACtcatatagaaataaaaaaaaaatgtttatatctaCATTTAAAATTGATATGTTGCCATAATAGCAGGCATATGCTACACGGTGTTTTATAACTGTTCATATGCCCTGCTGGGCTCTCTAAATTAAGAAAGTCATATTTTTAGTTCCAAACAGTACTGTCTAAAGCAAAGTTGTAGAGTCTGCTGAAATTAGAAAAGAACAAGAAGATGAATGGTGTCATCTTATCTTTTCTTCACCTTTGTTTGAGAACTGGATTCCGAACAGAGCAGCTTTTCACTTGTATctgttaaatggaaaaatgttacATGTCTCATAATAATTTATAACTTCCAGTACggcatttttttcttataaatactTGGAATCATGTTAATCTCTGAGGCTGCCTTTTCTTACTTTTGTATGACTCTAAAAGTATAGTGTGGTTGATTTACTAGCGAAGACGGGAAAgagcccccctcccccttccAAGTCCTCCATTAATTCATTTTCTCAGCAGTAAAGAATCCAGTTCAGCAACAAAGCTAAAAGCTTTTTTGGCACCAGTTGTATGTGTATTGTCCAGTAATTCTGCATTAGTGACATATTTACAACCTATAATAAATCTTTTAGGTTTGTCTTTATATTCCATTTAGATGCATGACTACAGTATAGAAGGCCGGCTATCTTGAAAATTCTGCTGACTTAAAAAATCAAATCatttagcctgaagaaaaaatagaaatcaaaACTTATAGCTACCCATTTTAATTCctgtataaatgaaaatattaaatctgGGCAATCGTAAAATACTTAGCTTAAATGTAATCCTTACATAACCAGTAGAACGGAAGATAGAACTGAAAAATGTGGAAAGCTAGCCTGAATAACAAgaatacttctatttttaattttgtgaggTTTTCACTAGTCTAGACTGTATCATATTAAAAAATGAATCGGTTAATATTTCATGGGCTTTCAGTCAGTTTCTTGTTCCTCCTATATTATATAGTGTCTGAATATTGTGTTAATTTAGCGATactaaaaaataacttttaccTCTTCTGCTGTGGATATTTTATGCTGGTATTTTACTTCACAATTGCCAGTCGTTTTAACTCTGAAGAATGAGTGAATTATCATAGCCTAGATTCTTAGCcagttctcttttatttttacaagtatcAAGGTGAATGAATGGCACATTCCTTCCTTCCAAGAGCATTGTGATGTTCTTATTCATGTGGAAAGGGAATAAAAAACCCCTGTTCTGTcatgattgttttgtttttagaattgCTCTCCTTGTGTACATAGAGGGAATACAAGGGGATTCAAACTGTATTAATAAAACTCACATTCAAGCTATCAGAGTTCATTTCTTCTGTCACGTTGACATTTGTCAGCTCCTTTTTCTCATGTTGATACATGTAGGTTTGCCATCTGTTCTCATTAGCCATCTCGATCACCAAAGAAATACTACAGTCTATCATGATTTCAGACCCTGTAAAGCTCTCCTcattaaagctgtatttttgatACAGAAGGAGTGGCCAACTTTTTGACAAATCGTTGCTTATAATGGtcactgaagaactgaaaatcAGTTCTGTAGTGTAGGTCTTGTAACTTTTGTTCCAGATTCAAAGAGCTATCAATGGCTGTGTGAGAAACGTGTGGATTACATCATACCAACATTTATTAGTTAGCAGTATCCATAAACGTTCTGTTAATCCACATGTACAATTTAGGTATCAGGTAGAGTGCTATATGTATGTTACTGTTGTTTGTATTACGGTGACACCTCAGGGCCCTAGAGTTGAAGGCCATAGTAGGATAAATATGTAGACATGAAATCTATCAACCAaacttttatgtattttacagAATTACTGTAAGTGTCCTCTCTAGTCAGTAAAGAGAAGCAGGCACTTAACAGAGGGTGATTCCCATCTTAGAGGGGTTTAGTTACCCtctcaaagtaatttttattaattgCAGAAGTAGATGAGGATGAGTAGGCACATAAAGGAGACTGTTAATTTGGGAGAGTATTCTTAGGTGAGGCTGAATCCAAGCCATGCTTTGTTCAAAAAAAACTTTATACACCAAATGAGTATGGTAGGCTAAGATGGCAAGAAGATAACCCCTTGCATTATGGAATGACAGAGGAACAggcattttttgttatttatggtCATAAAAGGAACTTCTGGTATAACTGGAAATTCATCAGGCTGCCTTAAATAGGTAAGTCCCCTTCAGGATCTTAACCACAAGACTTCTGCGTAATTGCCTGTATAATGCTTGTAACATCTTTGATTTTGTGTAAGATGCTTTTTGGCTTTGCTTGGAtatgcagaattttcttttttttttttttttttttttgtagacagTAGTCAGGCAGTATAATTCATCTGTAAAGATGTCGAATACCTAAGTATTATTTTGCCATCTTTAGGTAGGCCAAACTCCAAATTCagttcagtattttgttttctaacttTGCTTGCAAGAACAATTCTCATCTCAATGCAAATTAGATGCAGAGTCTTAATCTCAGTAGGACTTCATGTTCCTATGACAGTGGATGTCATGCAGATATTAGTGTGGTAGCTACCCGTGATGGAAAATCTGCTAAAGGGAAAGCCTCCAGTTTGCAAAGAGCGtggtatatatatttaaatggtGCTTTTTTCCTAGGTATTATAGTTACAGAAATGTACAGTGTGGAGAGCTTTTactcactgattttattttagcaGCAATCTTGGAAGAATGGTGTGAAatatacttttcctttttttttttttttttaatcccctagGAGAGAATAAGAACATACATGAACAAGGTCAGAGAAATAGCAGACAAGAAAAAGGCATCCAAACTTGATAAAGGAGCTGCTTCTAGATTTGTAAGAAATGCACTCTGGGAACCAAACGCTGAAAAAGAACGTACCTCCAAAACTCCTGctaaagggaaaaagagaaagatggactaaatttttgtttcctcttaTATAAATTAGAGACACCTAGAActtatttcaaaatgtgttttgaataCTGCATGCATCTTGCAGAGGTGCTGTATAGCAACATCCTGATGAAGATATACTTAAGAATTTTACAGGATTGTATTTTGTCTAGAACACTTGTCACTGAGGTGATTGCATTGTATGTGTATCTGAAGGTGCCATTTGATGTGAGAGAAGTaacatttcattattaaaatgatAATGACCTGACATACGCTTGCTGGTAATAGGTACTAGTGGTGTTTTGCTCATAATGCCTAAGAATTCCGTTTTTTTTACTGCTGAATGATTGACACTTTTTTATATGTCCTTAATCTCCCAAATATTAAAAAGTCTCAAACAATGCTCTCCAGTCTGTGGTATTTATGAAAGAGCCATGTTTACTTTCTCATTACATCACTGTGTGAAATGCTGTATTTATAGACTTTTGTAAGGTTTATTCACTGTGTATTTCCTTTTCAGCTTCTGAACTTGAACGTATGCCATATTCCCTTACTTCTGTTGCCTCTGAGAAAACCAAGCTTCAAGGGCCACAAGCAAACAGCCTGGATTCCACTCTAAGCCACTGTGTCtagtcaatggaaaaaaatagatatCCCCAAAGGGCAATTTGTAGGGTCTGAAAGGAGCAGTCTGGGGACAGCTATTAGGAAACAGCACATGCAGGAACTTGATTGGAATTTTGGCTGCAGTGTTCATCCCTTACTGctgacagagagagagaaatgtgcTCTGAGGTGGTAGGAGCGTGGTCACCCATTGCTATTTCTCAAATCTTCATCAGGGAAAGCATTCTCTGGTGCAGTAAAAACTACTGCTCTGTCTTGCAAATAATCCATTTGTTTTTCTCATAATGTGAAGCTTAGTCATTTAGGAGGGAAGATGTGTTGGTTTCTTCAGAAGAACCTCACTAGTTCATTTTTCAACACACTGCAAAGCAAAACTCAATTATCTGCCATAAGCTACTTAACAATTAGCAGTCACCTAACTActtatgaaggaaaaataaacaatttagtTCACTAAAGTGCAGTTTGGGTAGCAGTCTACAAAACCGGTTAGGAAATCCTGTTAGTGTGAAAGACTAAATGATAAGAACAAATGAATCCAGTATACCTATAGTACTGCAAGCTGAATCATGTACAGTGGATGGTTATTGTCCTTGCAGAGTTGTACTGCATCATGCGATGCAGAATATGAACTAAATGAAATTAGGTGCTAAAATGAAGGTCCTCTTGTCATTGACTGtctcaaaatatatatttgaaagtAAAAGTTCAATACATTGACAAGtttattaaaatcaaataatTGTTGCATATCTCCAGAAACTTTTTCAGTGACTGGTATAAATTTACACATTTTTGTTCATGATAAACGCTTTGAATAAATAGCATTTCCTTCAATCCAACTAAGAAGAGAACTTGATTACATATATGTTCATGTAGCTACCTAACTTTGCTGCTTCAGATCTACAGGACATGTGAGTATGCACACCAAGGGCCCACAAACATTAGCCAGCTGAAAGCTAAAATGAGAATGCTTTATTTCTACAGTTTTATGTCATGGTTATGCCAACTGAA
Proteins encoded in this region:
- the C1D gene encoding nuclear nucleic acid-binding protein C1D; this translates as MEMSEDDINTEEYPTEIHDYLAAFEKSLGSVDEMLKTMMSVSRSELLQKLEPLEQAKLDLVSVYTLNSMFWVYLATQGINPKEHPVKQELERIRTYMNKVREIADKKKASKLDKGAASRFVRNALWEPNAEKERTSKTPAKGKKRKMD